In Woeseia oceani, one DNA window encodes the following:
- the fabF gene encoding beta-ketoacyl-ACP synthase II, translating to MNKRRVVVTGMGIVSPVGSQLETAWQNVCAGESGIRKIDNFDASAFSTQIAGPVAGFDVDAYLKPKDARKMDTFMHYGIAASVDAINDAGLSIDESNGHRIGVAMGAGIGGLETIEENHSKMLKGGPRKVSPFFIPGSIINMTSGNVSIMYGITGPNLSIVTACTTSTHCIGIAARTIAYGDADVMLAGGSEYATTPLSMAGFCAARAMTTRNDDPAAASRPFDRDRDGFALSNGAGCLVLEEYETAKARGARIYAELIGFGMSGDAFHITSPPADGEGARKCMAAALSDAGINPADVDYLNAHGTSTPVGDVGETIAIKRAFGDAAKSLAVSSTKSCTGHLLGAAGAVEAIFSILAIRDQVIPPTINLDNPGEGCDLDYVPHTARESKVRIAVSNSFGFGGTNGSLVFRAPA from the coding sequence TTGAATAAACGTCGTGTTGTTGTAACCGGCATGGGGATAGTCTCTCCGGTCGGCAGTCAGCTCGAAACGGCTTGGCAGAATGTCTGCGCAGGCGAGTCTGGTATTCGCAAGATCGATAATTTCGATGCGAGTGCGTTCAGTACTCAAATAGCGGGGCCTGTAGCAGGCTTCGATGTAGATGCGTACCTGAAGCCGAAAGACGCCCGCAAAATGGATACGTTCATGCACTACGGCATTGCCGCGAGTGTGGACGCAATCAACGACGCGGGGCTCAGCATCGATGAAAGTAACGGGCATCGTATCGGCGTCGCGATGGGCGCGGGTATTGGTGGTCTGGAAACCATCGAAGAAAATCACAGCAAGATGCTGAAGGGCGGGCCGCGCAAGGTTTCGCCATTTTTCATACCGGGCAGCATCATCAATATGACGTCCGGCAATGTCAGCATCATGTACGGCATTACCGGCCCGAATCTTTCGATCGTAACGGCCTGTACGACTTCAACGCATTGCATTGGTATTGCCGCACGGACAATCGCGTATGGCGATGCCGACGTCATGCTTGCAGGTGGTTCTGAGTACGCTACGACCCCGCTGTCGATGGCCGGGTTTTGTGCGGCGCGGGCAATGACAACCCGCAATGATGATCCTGCCGCGGCCAGCCGGCCGTTTGACCGGGATCGTGACGGCTTTGCACTCAGCAATGGTGCGGGTTGCCTGGTGCTCGAAGAGTACGAGACTGCCAAGGCCCGGGGTGCACGGATTTACGCAGAATTGATTGGCTTCGGCATGAGCGGTGATGCCTTCCACATCACCTCACCACCGGCCGATGGCGAAGGCGCACGCAAGTGCATGGCGGCGGCATTGAGCGACGCGGGTATAAACCCTGCCGATGTCGATTATTTGAACGCACACGGTACGTCGACACCGGTCGGCGACGTTGGTGAAACGATTGCCATCAAGCGCGCCTTCGGTGACGCAGCCAAGTCTCTGGCTGTCAGTTCGACTAAATCGTGCACGGGTCACTTGCTGGGTGCCGCCGGCGCAGTCGAAGCGATATTTTCAATCCTGGCCATTCGTGACCAGGTTATTCCGCCCACTATCAACCTCGACAATCCGGGCGAAGGCTGCGATCTGGACTATGTGCCGCACACCGCACGGGAAAGCAAGGTTCGCATAGCGGTGAGCAATTCTTTTGGTTTCGGTGGCACCAACGGCAGCCTGGTATTTCGCGCGCCTGCGTAA
- the acpP gene encoding acyl carrier protein, with amino-acid sequence MSSIEEQVKSIVAEQLGVKEDEVTNDASFVDDLGADSLDTVELVMALEEEFETEIPDEEAEKITTVQQAIDFVTARRSDS; translated from the coding sequence ATGAGCAGTATTGAAGAACAAGTTAAAAGCATCGTTGCAGAGCAGTTGGGTGTAAAAGAAGACGAAGTTACCAACGATGCATCATTCGTCGATGATCTCGGCGCTGATTCTCTCGACACCGTCGAGCTGGTCATGGCTCTCGAAGAAGAGTTCGAGACCGAGATTCCGGACGAAGAAGCCGAGAAAATTACGACTGTTCAACAGGCTATCGACTTCGTTACTGCACGCCGCAGCGACTCCTGA
- the fabG gene encoding 3-oxoacyl-ACP reductase FabG produces MSSAFNSNLLDGQVALVTGASRGIGAAIASTLRACGATVIGTATSESGAASISEALGEGGRGAVLDIASAESVDALLADIGKNEGAPTIVVNNAGITRDNLLMRMKAEEWDDVLATNLSGVYRVCRGAVRGMMKARHGRIVNIASVIGVMGNAGQANYAAAKAGIIGFSKSLARELGSRNITVNVVAPGFIDTDMTRVLPEEQRNALLGQVPLGRLGDAADIANAVVFLCSDAAAYITGETMHVNGGMLMD; encoded by the coding sequence ATGAGCAGCGCATTCAACAGCAACTTGCTGGACGGGCAAGTTGCCCTCGTGACCGGTGCGTCACGCGGCATCGGTGCGGCCATTGCCAGCACCTTGCGAGCCTGCGGAGCAACCGTCATCGGGACCGCAACCAGTGAGTCGGGGGCGGCGTCGATCAGCGAGGCGCTGGGTGAGGGTGGCCGTGGCGCGGTGCTGGATATTGCCAGTGCTGAATCGGTGGATGCCCTGTTAGCTGACATCGGCAAAAACGAAGGGGCGCCAACGATAGTCGTCAACAACGCCGGTATTACCCGCGACAATTTATTGATGCGCATGAAAGCCGAAGAATGGGACGACGTGCTCGCTACCAATCTATCCGGCGTGTACCGGGTTTGCCGGGGTGCCGTGCGCGGCATGATGAAAGCGCGACATGGCCGCATCGTTAATATTGCATCGGTAATCGGTGTGATGGGAAATGCGGGGCAGGCAAACTATGCCGCTGCCAAAGCCGGCATTATCGGCTTCTCAAAATCACTTGCTCGCGAACTGGGCTCACGCAATATCACCGTCAATGTTGTGGCACCCGGTTTTATCGACACCGACATGACACGCGTGTTGCCGGAGGAGCAGCGCAACGCATTGCTGGGGCAGGTGCCGCTGGGTCGTCTCGGTGACGCCGCTGACATAGCGAATGCGGTGGTCTTCCTGTGTTCCGATGCCGCGGCGTACATCACCGGCGAGACGATGCACGTCAATGGCGGGATGTTGATGGATTGA
- the fabD gene encoding ACP S-malonyltransferase, whose translation MTFAVVFPGQGSQSPGMQKALADTFTEVVETYAEASEVLGYDLWSLVQEGTPEDLDRTVVTQPAMLTAGVAAWRCWQQAGATMPAWMAGHSLGEYTALVAAGSLTFADALKLVAKRAEFMQQAVPEGSGAMAAILGLDDSAVVDVCSAAANGQVVSAVNFNSPGQVVIAGEKSAVERAVDGAKAAGAKRALLLRVSVPSHSALMQPAADALKPLLDAATVSAPSVPVLSNVDVAPYSDANQIRDGLRRQLYSPVRWSDTIKHMAANGVSVAIECGPGKVLAGLVKRIDREVTGVFIDDADSLQKALTLSGTGN comes from the coding sequence TTGACTTTTGCAGTGGTATTTCCCGGACAGGGATCACAGTCGCCGGGCATGCAGAAAGCACTGGCAGATACATTCACCGAGGTTGTCGAGACCTACGCTGAAGCCAGCGAGGTGTTGGGATACGACCTCTGGTCCCTGGTTCAGGAAGGCACGCCAGAGGATCTCGATCGCACCGTTGTGACCCAACCTGCCATGTTGACTGCGGGTGTCGCGGCATGGCGGTGCTGGCAGCAAGCGGGCGCCACGATGCCGGCCTGGATGGCGGGTCACAGTCTGGGTGAGTACACAGCGCTGGTTGCGGCAGGTTCACTGACGTTCGCCGATGCGCTCAAGTTGGTGGCCAAGCGCGCCGAATTTATGCAGCAGGCTGTGCCGGAAGGTAGCGGAGCGATGGCTGCCATTCTTGGCCTCGACGACTCGGCGGTCGTTGATGTTTGCAGTGCCGCCGCCAACGGCCAGGTCGTCAGTGCCGTGAACTTCAATTCACCGGGCCAGGTTGTCATCGCGGGTGAAAAGTCCGCGGTGGAGCGTGCGGTCGACGGTGCTAAAGCCGCGGGTGCCAAACGTGCCTTGCTGTTACGGGTCAGTGTGCCGTCGCATTCCGCTCTTATGCAGCCGGCGGCTGATGCGCTCAAGCCGTTGCTTGATGCCGCCACCGTATCGGCACCAAGCGTGCCTGTCCTGAGCAACGTGGATGTTGCGCCGTACTCAGACGCCAACCAGATACGTGACGGTTTACGCCGGCAGCTGTATTCGCCGGTACGCTGGTCCGACACGATCAAACACATGGCGGCGAACGGTGTGTCGGTGGCGATTGAATGCGGTCCAGGCAAAGTGCTCGCCGGCCTGGTGAAGCGCATCGACCGGGAAGTGACGGGGGTTTTCATCGATGATGCCGACAGTTTGCAGAAAGCACTGACCCTGAGTGGCACAGGCAATTGA
- the rrtA gene encoding rhombosortase encodes MVEDRDAEVAGPVPAWLGHWWLPLLICIVAFLAEAGGETARFALRYERMAIGEGEYWRLLTGHFVHLGWSHLLMNMLALLLIWLLVGDRLNGRAWLLALPAIIVTIDAGFWWLDTPLAWYVGFSGALHGMLLAGLVVDWRRPGGETWLLGAMLLAKLSYEQLVGPLPGSAASAGGDVVVNAHLYGAVGGLLAVAASKIRVARSRSI; translated from the coding sequence ATGGTTGAAGATAGGGATGCCGAGGTCGCTGGCCCCGTGCCGGCGTGGCTGGGCCACTGGTGGTTGCCATTGCTGATCTGCATCGTCGCGTTCCTGGCTGAAGCAGGCGGAGAAACAGCCCGGTTCGCGTTACGTTACGAGCGAATGGCAATCGGCGAGGGCGAATACTGGCGGCTGCTGACAGGGCATTTCGTGCATCTGGGCTGGTCCCACCTGCTCATGAACATGCTGGCCTTGCTGTTAATCTGGCTGTTGGTCGGCGATCGCCTGAACGGACGGGCTTGGTTGCTGGCCCTCCCAGCGATCATTGTGACTATCGACGCCGGGTTCTGGTGGCTGGACACTCCGCTGGCCTGGTACGTCGGATTTTCGGGGGCACTACACGGCATGTTGTTGGCTGGCCTTGTCGTGGATTGGCGGCGTCCCGGCGGCGAGACCTGGCTGTTGGGCGCGATGTTGCTGGCGAAACTCAGCTATGAACAACTTGTCGGACCGTTGCCAGGTTCTGCGGCATCGGCAGGGGGCGACGTCGTGGTGAACGCGCATCTGTACGGCGCGGTCGGCGGCTTGCTCGCGGTTGCGGCCAGCAAAATTAGGGTCGCACGGTCACGGTCTATATAA
- the gspG gene encoding type II secretion system major pseudopilin GspG — translation MTQNVSRCQHRRGQQGFTLIEIMVVVIILGILTAIVAPNVIGRVGDAQIAAAKQDLRGIENALKFYRLDNFSYPTTEQGLEALVTRPNDPNIKNWKAGGYLERLPKDPWGNPYQYLSPGNNGEFDIYTLGRDGRPGGEGEDADFGNWDLN, via the coding sequence GTGACACAGAATGTATCCCGCTGCCAACATCGTCGCGGACAGCAAGGTTTTACGCTGATCGAAATCATGGTCGTGGTCATTATTCTCGGTATTCTGACCGCTATTGTTGCACCCAACGTCATCGGCCGGGTTGGCGATGCGCAAATCGCGGCGGCAAAGCAGGATCTGCGCGGCATAGAAAATGCCTTGAAATTCTATCGACTTGATAATTTCAGCTACCCAACAACGGAACAGGGCCTGGAAGCACTCGTTACCCGACCCAACGATCCGAACATCAAGAACTGGAAAGCGGGCGGCTATCTCGAACGCCTGCCGAAAGATCCCTGGGGCAATCCGTATCAATACTTAAGTCCGGGCAACAATGGTGAGTTTGATATCTACACGCTAGGCCGTGATGGCCGACCAGGTGGCGAAGGCGAAGACGCAGACTTTGGCAACTGGGATCTCAACTAG
- the gspH gene encoding type II secretion system minor pseudopilin GspH yields the protein MALLARPNSRCRGFTLIEVLVVVVIVGIISAVVLMSTTLVRDDRELQQEAKRLSSLIALASDEALFQGRDLGLEFMRNSYRFVEYDPYLGQWNEIVGDDLLKTRVLPESLHLELAIEGRRVQLNEQPAETNNDKTDSINTREPTYTPHALILSSGELSPFQLSVLRESDRREFAVTVTAEGNVEVADAIDDER from the coding sequence ATGGCGCTGCTCGCCAGACCCAACAGCCGCTGCCGCGGCTTCACCCTTATCGAAGTACTGGTCGTTGTTGTCATCGTCGGCATCATCAGCGCCGTTGTTTTGATGTCGACAACCCTGGTGCGCGACGACCGTGAATTGCAGCAGGAAGCGAAACGCCTGTCGTCGCTGATAGCGCTGGCATCAGATGAAGCTCTGTTTCAGGGCCGGGACCTGGGTCTCGAGTTCATGCGCAACAGCTATCGCTTCGTCGAGTACGACCCTTATCTCGGGCAGTGGAACGAGATTGTCGGCGATGACCTGCTCAAGACCCGAGTATTGCCCGAATCGTTGCACCTGGAGCTGGCTATAGAAGGCCGCCGCGTGCAGTTGAACGAACAACCGGCCGAGACCAACAACGACAAAACCGACAGCATTAATACCCGCGAACCCACCTATACGCCGCATGCGCTGATCCTGTCGAGCGGCGAACTGAGTCCATTTCAGTTAAGTGTATTGCGGGAAAGTGACCGTCGTGAATTTGCAGTTACGGTCACCGCTGAAGGCAATGTCGAAGTAGCCGACGCTATAGATGATGAACGCTAG
- the gspI gene encoding type II secretion system minor pseudopilin GspI — protein MMNARRRQQGFTLIEVMVALAIVALSLTTVSAAISQMADAAITVQQRTYASWIAQNKIAEMRLANVVPEVSETEGDIVYAGREWLWTATVSETGVENLYRVDVAVSLAETAEQIRTVTGFVGEPVQPGLANAAWNSIGLSADPDADADDSGDRQ, from the coding sequence ATGATGAACGCTAGGCGGCGGCAACAGGGTTTCACCCTGATCGAAGTTATGGTCGCACTCGCGATTGTCGCCTTGTCATTGACGACCGTTAGTGCCGCCATCAGCCAAATGGCCGACGCGGCTATCACGGTGCAGCAACGCACTTACGCAAGCTGGATCGCGCAAAACAAGATTGCCGAAATGCGACTCGCGAATGTCGTTCCCGAAGTTTCAGAAACGGAAGGCGACATCGTGTATGCCGGGCGCGAATGGCTGTGGACCGCAACCGTGTCGGAAACCGGCGTTGAAAACCTGTATCGGGTTGATGTCGCGGTATCCCTGGCGGAAACCGCCGAGCAAATTCGCACAGTCACAGGCTTTGTAGGTGAACCGGTTCAACCGGGGCTGGCGAACGCCGCCTGGAACAGTATCGGGCTATCGGCCGACCCGGATGCTGATGCTGACGACAGCGGAGACAGGCAATGA
- the gspJ gene encoding type II secretion system minor pseudopilin GspJ — MRLPARNSGFTLVEVLVAMAVFALMSALAYGALGRTIASSEILSDRMGRLQSIQRTMRQLDQDFTQLAPRPIRKDLADTYSPALEADGLTGVALELTRAGWSNPNVLPRGTLQRVAYVVEGEELRRYYWHVLDRTYSNEPVIVTLLDGIDSIAVRYLMGNGEWSDQWPPQLQGAAPDLRQRPRAVEVVLSLINEGEISRLIEVAP; from the coding sequence ATGAGGCTGCCTGCGCGCAATTCGGGCTTTACGCTGGTAGAAGTGCTGGTCGCGATGGCGGTTTTTGCTTTGATGTCAGCTCTGGCTTATGGCGCTCTGGGCCGGACTATCGCGAGTTCTGAAATTCTGAGTGACCGGATGGGTCGGCTGCAATCAATTCAGCGAACGATGCGCCAGCTGGATCAGGACTTCACGCAGCTCGCCCCACGGCCCATACGTAAAGACCTGGCTGATACCTACAGCCCTGCGCTCGAAGCAGACGGTCTTACCGGCGTCGCGCTGGAACTCACCCGTGCTGGCTGGAGCAATCCCAACGTATTGCCGCGCGGCACCCTGCAACGCGTCGCTTACGTTGTCGAAGGCGAAGAATTACGCCGCTACTACTGGCACGTACTTGACCGGACCTACAGCAACGAACCCGTCATTGTGACCCTGCTCGACGGCATCGACAGCATCGCCGTGCGCTACCTGATGGGCAACGGCGAATGGTCCGATCAATGGCCGCCGCAACTGCAGGGCGCGGCCCCCGATCTCCGGCAGCGTCCCCGCGCAGTGGAAGTCGTTCTGAGCCTGATAAACGAAGGCGAAATCAGCCGCCTGATAGAGGTGGCACCGTGA